In one Drosophila albomicans strain 15112-1751.03 chromosome X, ASM965048v2, whole genome shotgun sequence genomic region, the following are encoded:
- the LOC117577590 gene encoding mitochondrial import inner membrane translocase subunit TIM50-C, producing MSMAPAKPVIQLMRLNAPRASLHTFANRFRRTFALNNQSSSSPLPSPLLLSQSTSGATHTYKAKQSNSWLNSSRAYSKAKDQAATPETAAAAPLLSKLFPQTAPDADGGAEQERKKREEDEAKENERAWKRMKLGFAIFGGGGFAAALWGIYEFGKPEVDAEGQTIEDEFTNKPLVQQYLQRMWKSLHYYQKMIQEPSREKLLPDPLKHPYVQPRYTLVLEMKDVLVHPDWTYQTGWRFKKRPGVDHFLQECAKDFEIVVFTAEQGMTVFPILDALDPNGFIMYRLVRDATHFVDGHHVKNLDNLNRDLRRVIVVDWDNNATKMHPDNTFGIARWHGNDDDAQLLDLIAFLKIIAQNDVDDVREVLHYYRQFEDPISQFRENQRKLAEQMQEAERIEQTKTKPMVKQWSRNIMGR from the exons ATGAGCATGGCACCAGCAAAGCCAGTGATACAGCTAATGCGTTTAAATGCTCCACGTGCTTCCCTTCACACATTCGCCAACCGCTTTCGGCGCACATTCGCATTGAATAatcagtcgtcgtcgtcgccgttgccttcgccgttgttgttgtcgcagtcAACGTCTggcgcaacacacacatacaaggcGAAGCAGTCCAACAGCTGGTTGAACAGCAGCCGTGCCTACAGCAAGGCAA AGGATCAAGCTGCAACACCAGAGACTGCAGCAGCGGCACCATTGCTCTCGAAGCTTTTCCCACAAACGGCACCCGATGCAGACGGGGGTGCAGAGCAGGAGCGCAAGAAGCGCGAGGAGGATGAGGCTAAGGAAAATGAACGTGCCTGGAAGCGCATGAAATTGGG ttttgccatttttggtGGCGGCGGCTTTGCGGCCGCCCTGTGGGGCATCTATGAGTTTGGCAAGCCGGAGGTGGATGCCGAGGGCCAGACAATTGAGGATGAGTTCACAAATAAGCCGCTGGTGCAGCAATATTTGCAGCGTATGTGGAAATCATTGCATTACTATCAGAAGATGATACAGGAGCCGTCGCGTGAAAAGCTCTTGCCCGATCCCCTCAAGCATCCGTATGTGCAGCCACGCTACACATTGGTGCTGGAGATGAAGGATGTGCTGGTGCATCCGGATTGGACATATCAGACTGGCTGGCGTTTCAAGAAGCGTCCGGGCGTTGATCACTTTTTGCAGGAGTGTGCCAAagattttgaaattgttgtctTTACCGCCGAGCAGGGCATGACCGTGTTTCCCATATTGGATGCCCTCGATCCCAATGGTTTCATCATGTATCGTCTGGTGCGAGATGCTACGCATTTCGTTGATGGACATCACGTCAAGAATTTGGACAATTTGAATCGTGATTTGCGTCGT GTTATTGTTGTGGATTGGGATAACAATGCCACCAAGATGCATCCGGATAACACATTCGGCATTGCACGCTGGCATGGCAATGACGACGATGCCCAGCTGCTCGACTTGATTGCCTTCTTAAAGA TCATTGCCCAAAACGATGTGGATGATGTGCGTGAGGTGTTGCACTATTATCGCCAGTTTGAGGATCCCATCAGTCAGTTCCGGGAGAATCAACGCAAGCTCGCCGAGCAAATGCAGGAGGCTGAGCGCATCGAGCAGACGAAAACCAAGCCGATGGTTAAACAATGGTCACGCAACATCATGGGACGCtaa
- the LOC117570309 gene encoding histone-lysine N-methyltransferase PRDM9, which produces MSTTTTLSHQDIMNDDEPDPRNCRTCNVLTTRYLSLYEPYTHAGELTTLAALLSNCANLEILQSERFLPRHMCEQCVELLLQFCDFQRMVLRTDFKLRKRHAHTQRKVNAPQLSKGLTEQQIEEDVAATADEYVYVLEETVDSIVSEQRLDSSSPKVELFEVDFEPEEKYVEEQHEQEEEETSIATVKTEESNIKQRSQHRRKSYNPALQCPMCSKQLSTSNSFKYHMQLHGEDRPYVCNICGDSFKTRNAYDGHATLHNPNNPNKCRTCGKTYRQASSLRSHLLSHTGVKPFTCDICGKGLTQKSGYKKHMLTHTGEKPHTCDSCGRSFRYSSNLIAHKRSHSRKVGAVDQQKEQLE; this is translated from the exons atgtcaacaacaacaactttgtcACATCAGGACATTATGAATGACGACGAACCGGATCCACGCAATTGTCGAACCTGCAATGTATTAACCACCCGCTACTTATCGCTATACGAGCCCTACACCCATGCCGGCGAACTGACAACGCTGGCAGCGCTGCTGAGCAACTGCGCCAACTTGGAGATTTTACAATCGGAGCGCTTTCTGCCCAGGCACATGTGCGAGCAATGTGTGGAGCTGCTACTGCAGTTCTGCGACTTCCAACGCATGGTATTGCGCACAGATTTCAAGCTACGCAAACGTCATGCGCATACCCAGAGAAAAGTGAATGCGCCGCAGTTGTCCAAGGGTTTGACAGAGCAGCAAATAGAGGAGGATGTGGCTGCTACTGCGGAtgaatatgtgtatgtgctgGAGGAGACCGTCGACAGCATAGTGTCCGAGCAGCGTCTCGATAGCTCGTCGCCCAAAGTGGAACTGTTTGAGGTTGACTTTGAGCCCGAAGAGAAGTATGTAGAGGAACAGCACGAACAAGAGGAGGAAGAAACTTCAATAGCAACAGTGAAGACAGAGGAAAGCAATATCAAACAACGCTCCCAGCATCGACGCAAATCCTATAATCCCGCTCTACAATGCCCG aTGTGCAGCAAGCAGCTGAGCACGAGTAACTCCTTTAAATATCACATGCAATTGCATGGCGAGGATCGTCCCTATGTGTGCAACATTTGCGGCGATTCATTCAAGACACGCAACGCATACGATGGCCATGCAACGCTCCACAATCCCAACAATCCCAACAAATGTCGCACATGCGGCAAAACGTATCGTCAGGCCTCTTCGCTGCGCTCCCATCTGTTGAGCCACACCGGTGTCAAGCCCTTCACCTGCGACATATGCGGAAAGGGTTTAACACAGAAGTCCGGCTACAAGAAGCACATGCTGACGCACACGGGCGAAAAGCCGCACACCTGCGACAGCTGTGGACGCAGCTTCCGCTACTCCAGCAATTTGATTGCCCACAAACGTTCGCATTCCCGCAAAGTTGGTGCCGTCGATCAACAAAAGGAGCAGCTCGAATAA